One part of the Desulfovibrio desulfuricans genome encodes these proteins:
- a CDS encoding baseplate complex protein produces the protein MPDFLLLDDYTVPGFGLTVSLTLPIKDEDASGDSSSTSKAEKGKKGKKLEVKTKIRFKDEDKLTAFMSLAEAMSKGDGRLFTITNRVANAGGMRQGRFSGDVKVDPQEGLAMWLLTFSLAEHKSVSEMAEDREGTPAVAAQQNNGDKVDGAAAPEGSTAETEQMDIFQRGLKKLDDWWG, from the coding sequence ATGCCAGACTTCTTGCTCCTCGATGATTACACCGTTCCCGGCTTCGGCCTGACCGTCTCGCTCACCCTGCCCATCAAGGACGAGGACGCCAGCGGCGATTCTTCCAGCACGTCAAAGGCGGAAAAAGGCAAGAAGGGCAAAAAGCTGGAGGTCAAGACCAAGATCCGCTTCAAGGATGAGGACAAACTCACGGCATTTATGTCCCTGGCTGAAGCCATGAGCAAGGGCGACGGCAGGCTGTTCACCATCACAAACCGCGTGGCCAATGCAGGCGGCATGCGCCAGGGGCGCTTTTCCGGCGATGTGAAAGTGGATCCACAAGAGGGGCTGGCAATGTGGCTCCTGACCTTCAGCCTTGCCGAGCACAAGTCCGTGTCTGAAATGGCTGAAGACCGTGAGGGCACCCCCGCCGTTGCCGCTCAACAGAACAACGGCGACAAGGTGGACGGTGCAGCAGCTCCGGAAGGCTCCACGGCGGAAACCGAACAGATGGACATCTTTCAGCGCGGACTCAAAAAGTTGGATGACTGGTGGGGGTAG
- a CDS encoding tetratricopeptide repeat protein — protein MLTTAPKEIRENIARAMGYLRRDEVERALVTMSEALRLLAGVKLMRSARAELDIQIGEFLGGIVRHSALQPLLDPGNTGKPRSITLQAGKEATLSTVLDGLAKILETAAEQAVQQEAEARLERKKQLISSGLDFLREGQVAKGRAFLKRIVEEFGDEDGIRLQMGQIFAAAGLFAEAATMYEEAMTIQPREASAYTGAVAAWMELREYEKAEAVYQAVLRTFGGHASTFGKMSKMYLAWRKKQAAEDNALRALQTDPEQADALEVMAALGKH, from the coding sequence ATGCTGACAACTGCTCCCAAAGAAATCAGGGAAAATATCGCCCGTGCAATGGGCTATCTGCGGCGTGATGAAGTTGAGCGCGCCCTTGTGACCATGAGTGAAGCGCTGCGGCTTCTGGCCGGGGTAAAGCTGATGCGTTCCGCAAGGGCGGAACTGGATATCCAGATCGGGGAATTCTTGGGAGGCATTGTGCGCCATAGCGCGCTGCAACCGCTGCTTGATCCCGGCAATACGGGTAAACCGCGCAGCATCACCCTGCAAGCGGGCAAGGAAGCAACGCTTTCAACCGTGCTGGATGGGCTGGCCAAAATTCTGGAAACTGCGGCGGAGCAGGCTGTGCAGCAGGAGGCGGAGGCCCGGCTGGAGCGGAAAAAGCAGCTCATCAGCAGCGGGCTCGATTTTTTGCGCGAGGGGCAGGTTGCCAAGGGGCGCGCTTTTTTGAAGCGCATAGTGGAAGAGTTTGGCGACGAGGACGGCATTCGCCTGCAGATGGGCCAGATTTTTGCCGCTGCCGGGCTATTTGCCGAAGCCGCCACCATGTATGAGGAAGCTATGACCATTCAGCCTCGCGAGGCCTCGGCCTACACCGGGGCCGTGGCAGCGTGGATGGAACTGCGGGAATACGAAAAGGCCGAGGCGGTGTATCAGGCGGTGCTGCGCACGTTTGGCGGGCATGCCTCCACCTTTGGCAAAATGTCGAAAATGTACCTTGCCTGGCGTAAAAAACAGGCTGCGGAAGATAACGCCCTGCGCGCCTTGCAGACAGACCCAGAGCAGGCTGACGCCCTGGAGGTCATGGCGGCGCTGGGCAAGCACTAG
- a CDS encoding phage tail protein — MSTILTAAGESLIARLQAEGKALIIDTMILANVPGQDHTQAIAPGVTVPAEDQIALRYAIPPQYRAYVNPNQVVYSAMLGSDMGDFVFNWQGLWCSEHNTLVAVGTFPALEKRRYDEANGKTGNNLTRNFLLTFTGARELTGLTISADVWQLDFTVRLNGIDERQRLANFDIYGQAFFDADGWLLQKTAEAYAFAPGLGYVGGIRAALAESLPLAAPESANLPQKVWLDVCLKHTGSDRVVEASPMLTPPAAPLADSAADETGLMHYRALVARIEADGSVTDLRPRKNAGILPIPGVDGVTIINNNNTLIVPDVYVRLAADMTVYVSISGDDGNNGLTPDAPMRTVQMALNKVSSSYNLGTHIVTINIAPGTYAERVRLPRYQASTGSISIVGSGIDSTIVAGMSLDVDATYSITDLTVSAYAQQINPWCLAVSSGRVACRNCKFWLPSNVTGAYSYMVWANNSGLINLGATGSSGIQIVSNATAYHMILASSGGRIEIYDHITMSGAVSVACACAQTLGSIFRNGTSNPTISGSVTGNRYIATLNGVISVNGGGASYFPGTIAGNVSSGGQYV, encoded by the coding sequence ATGAGTACCATTCTGACCGCCGCGGGCGAGAGCCTTATTGCCCGCCTTCAGGCCGAGGGCAAGGCCCTCATTATCGACACAATGATTCTGGCCAACGTGCCCGGACAGGATCACACCCAGGCCATTGCGCCCGGCGTTACCGTGCCGGCAGAGGATCAGATCGCCCTGCGCTACGCCATACCCCCGCAATACCGCGCCTACGTCAACCCCAACCAGGTGGTCTACTCTGCCATGCTGGGCAGCGACATGGGCGACTTTGTCTTCAACTGGCAGGGCCTCTGGTGCAGCGAGCACAACACCCTGGTGGCCGTGGGCACGTTCCCCGCGCTGGAAAAACGCCGCTACGACGAGGCCAACGGCAAGACGGGCAACAACCTGACCCGCAACTTTCTGCTGACCTTCACGGGCGCGCGCGAGCTTACGGGCCTGACCATCAGCGCCGACGTGTGGCAGCTTGATTTTACCGTGCGCCTCAACGGCATTGATGAGCGCCAGCGCCTCGCCAATTTTGACATCTACGGCCAGGCCTTTTTCGATGCCGATGGCTGGCTGCTGCAAAAAACGGCAGAGGCCTACGCCTTTGCGCCGGGCCTTGGCTATGTTGGCGGCATCCGCGCAGCACTGGCCGAGAGCCTGCCCCTGGCTGCGCCGGAAAGCGCCAACCTGCCGCAGAAAGTCTGGCTCGACGTCTGCCTCAAACATACCGGCAGCGACCGCGTGGTCGAGGCCTCGCCCATGCTCACGCCGCCCGCAGCCCCCCTGGCGGACAGCGCCGCTGACGAAACAGGCCTCATGCACTACCGCGCCCTGGTGGCCCGCATCGAGGCGGACGGCTCGGTTACGGATCTGCGACCGCGCAAGAATGCGGGGATTCTGCCAATTCCAGGCGTGGACGGTGTTACAATCATCAACAATAACAATACGCTTATAGTACCTGACGTATATGTGCGCCTTGCCGCAGACATGACTGTTTATGTTTCAATATCTGGAGATGATGGGAATAATGGTCTGACGCCAGACGCTCCAATGCGGACAGTGCAAATGGCACTTAACAAAGTGTCATCATCATATAATCTTGGAACGCATATTGTTACAATTAATATCGCGCCAGGAACGTATGCGGAACGGGTAAGGCTGCCGAGATACCAAGCATCAACTGGGTCTATATCCATTGTTGGCTCTGGAATCGATAGTACAATTGTTGCTGGAATGTCTTTGGATGTTGATGCAACATATTCTATAACTGATCTAACTGTTTCTGCATATGCACAACAGATAAATCCTTGGTGCTTGGCCGTTTCATCAGGCAGAGTAGCGTGCCGTAACTGTAAATTTTGGCTCCCATCAAATGTTACTGGTGCATACTCTTATATGGTATGGGCTAATAATTCCGGACTGATAAATCTAGGGGCAACTGGTAGTTCAGGAATACAAATTGTTTCGAATGCGACAGCCTATCACATGATATTAGCGTCAAGTGGTGGACGGATAGAAATATACGACCACATAACAATGTCTGGAGCTGTTAGTGTTGCTTGTGCTTGCGCACAAACTCTAGGCAGTATCTTTCGCAACGGCACTAGCAATCCGACAATTTCTGGATCTGTCACTGGCAATCGTTATATCGCAACTCTTAACGGTGTTATTTCTGTTAATGGTGGCGGTGCGTCTTATTTCCCCGGCACAATCGCAGGAAATGTTTCTTCAGGGGGGCAATATGTTTAA
- a CDS encoding phage tail protein, whose translation MSDDSKLDLPEVSFWMNGANAQALCKAAQLWFQRLGDAAIWPARQFNPMTCSLPVLDLLAWQRGVARYSNEPERLYRLRVTHAYANARDSGQTAGWGRIFERLELGGLSLAERVPGQDWDRVGIIADDSQFPDQQNVLEIIIEDYGRTCRRYYFDSRIPIPALAHVGRFSWHQETVEAAMSTRAIADAGARMAVFDHHAATLEAHL comes from the coding sequence ATGAGCGACGACAGCAAGCTGGATCTGCCGGAAGTAAGCTTCTGGATGAACGGGGCCAACGCGCAGGCCCTGTGCAAGGCTGCGCAGCTCTGGTTTCAGCGTCTGGGGGATGCCGCCATCTGGCCGGCGCGCCAGTTCAACCCCATGACGTGCAGCCTGCCCGTGCTGGATCTGCTGGCATGGCAGCGCGGCGTGGCCCGCTACAGCAACGAGCCGGAACGCCTCTACCGCCTGCGCGTCACCCATGCCTACGCCAACGCGCGCGACTCTGGCCAGACGGCAGGCTGGGGCCGCATTTTTGAGCGCCTGGAGCTTGGGGGCCTCTCCCTGGCCGAGCGCGTACCCGGGCAAGACTGGGATCGCGTGGGCATCATTGCCGACGATTCGCAGTTTCCCGACCAGCAAAACGTGCTGGAAATCATCATTGAGGACTATGGCCGCACCTGCCGCCGCTATTACTTCGACAGCCGCATTCCCATTCCGGCCTTGGCCCACGTGGGCCGATTTTCCTGGCATCAGGAAACCGTAGAAGCCGCCATGAGCACCCGCGCCATTGCCGATGCCGGCGCGCGTATGGCCGTGTTTGACCACCATGCCGCCACACTGGAGGCCCACTTATGA
- a CDS encoding phage baseplate assembly protein translates to MREMIKKIVMELLPELAGGLHLDRYARVLAAGDSPTEGATSERFRPRYAVDLEILGPDMEPDASFPKYSAVPLPVSVGGGQESGTFCFPEEGALCVVGFAYGRQDHPIIRQIFPLGVSLPALERGEVLMQQSPTSFQRVDAQGNWKRETSADINESSLARTVKAENYSADLGSENRSVAAHSTESVGSCKTIEAGTVLTLLAGLRADLGSLGALNLTAGGDSTHSTAGSAQETVGKDHTSKVTGNRQIDIAGNRGLTVQGADTITVEGEETIKARGKVTIESAQELLLRAPVVKIQGILTTEGYEGGPGSSTLYGDFTVRNGRVDVPDKDVTAGAVSLRGHTHTGVMPGSSTTGTPVGG, encoded by the coding sequence ATGCGCGAAATGATAAAAAAAATCGTCATGGAGCTGCTGCCGGAACTGGCGGGCGGTCTGCATCTTGATCGCTACGCCCGGGTGCTTGCCGCGGGGGATTCCCCCACAGAGGGAGCCACCAGCGAACGCTTTCGCCCCCGGTATGCCGTGGATCTGGAAATTCTCGGGCCGGACATGGAGCCGGACGCCAGCTTTCCCAAGTACAGCGCCGTGCCGCTGCCCGTGAGCGTGGGCGGCGGGCAGGAGAGCGGCACGTTCTGCTTTCCCGAGGAGGGCGCGTTGTGCGTGGTTGGCTTCGCCTATGGTCGGCAGGATCACCCCATCATCCGGCAAATTTTCCCCCTGGGCGTCAGCCTGCCCGCGCTTGAACGCGGCGAGGTGCTCATGCAGCAAAGCCCCACCAGCTTTCAGCGCGTGGACGCCCAGGGCAACTGGAAGCGCGAAACAAGCGCCGACATAAACGAAAGCTCGCTTGCCCGCACCGTGAAGGCGGAGAACTACTCCGCAGACCTTGGCAGCGAAAACCGCAGCGTGGCCGCCCACAGCACCGAAAGCGTGGGGAGCTGCAAAACCATCGAGGCCGGCACGGTGCTGACACTGCTGGCAGGCCTGCGGGCCGACCTGGGCAGCTTGGGCGCGCTCAACCTCACGGCAGGGGGCGACTCCACCCACTCCACCGCAGGATCCGCGCAGGAAACCGTGGGCAAGGATCACACAAGCAAGGTCACAGGCAACCGCCAGATCGACATTGCTGGCAACCGTGGCCTGACCGTGCAGGGAGCCGACACCATAACCGTGGAAGGCGAGGAAACCATCAAGGCCAGGGGCAAGGTCACAATCGAAAGCGCTCAGGAGCTTTTGTTGCGCGCGCCTGTGGTCAAAATTCAGGGCATCCTCACCACAGAGGGCTACGAGGGCGGCCCGGGCAGCTCCACACTTTACGGCGACTTTACCGTGCGCAATGGCCGGGTGGATGTACCCGACAAGGACGTTACCGCGGGGGCCGTTTCCCTGCGTGGTCATACCCATACGGGCGTCATGCCCGGCAGCTCCACCACCGGCACCCCGGTGGGTGGATAA
- a CDS encoding DNA-methyltransferase, whose amino-acid sequence MQSLTLSPSITLFQGDALDVLRSLPDDSVDMVLTDPPYSSGGSTLSTRQADPAQKYQATGTKRTYPAMLGDAKDQHSWILWSTLWLSQCLRVAREGAVCLVFTDWRQLPSLTDAVQAAGWKWMGIIPWDKRSARPQIGKFKQQCEFVVFGVKGHFIPHTRLCLPGMYSHPILAARKNHLTAKPVELICNLLAIAPEGGSVLDPFMGGGSHGAACVETGHPYIGVELSPKYFRVSAHWLAELAGLPLEGQPCA is encoded by the coding sequence ATGCAATCGCTTACCCTTTCCCCGTCCATTACGTTGTTCCAGGGCGATGCCCTGGACGTGCTCCGCTCCTTGCCTGACGACAGCGTCGACATGGTGCTGACTGACCCGCCCTACTCAAGCGGCGGGTCGACCTTGTCTACCCGGCAGGCTGATCCGGCGCAAAAATACCAGGCGACCGGCACAAAACGCACATATCCAGCCATGTTGGGCGATGCCAAAGACCAGCATAGCTGGATCCTGTGGAGTACGTTGTGGCTTTCCCAGTGCTTGCGCGTAGCCCGGGAGGGTGCCGTGTGCCTTGTCTTTACCGACTGGCGGCAGTTGCCCAGCCTCACGGACGCCGTGCAGGCGGCCGGCTGGAAATGGATGGGTATAATCCCCTGGGACAAACGCAGCGCACGTCCGCAGATCGGCAAATTCAAGCAGCAATGTGAATTCGTGGTCTTCGGCGTCAAGGGGCATTTTATCCCCCATACGAGGCTATGCCTGCCCGGAATGTACTCCCACCCCATACTTGCCGCGCGCAAAAACCATCTTACGGCCAAACCCGTGGAGCTCATTTGCAATTTGTTGGCAATCGCGCCTGAAGGCGGAAGCGTGCTGGATCCTTTCATGGGCGGCGGTTCCCACGGGGCCGCCTGTGTTGAAACTGGCCATCCGTACATCGGGGTGGAGCTTTCCCCTAAATACTTCCGCGTCAGCGCCCACTGGCTTGCCGAGTTGGCTGGCCTTCCTCTGGAGGGTCAGCCGTGCGCGTAA
- the nadD gene encoding nicotinate (nicotinamide) nucleotide adenylyltransferase gives MAEAASPPPGRAILGGSFNPPHVGHLRLAIEAREALGDLVQGVDMVPCAVPPHKAQSAMLPFDLRARMVEACAQGLPWLRCNRMEAQRQGPSYTWDTLCAYREAEPDTDLYFILGSPDFALLSTWHKGLDLPRLCHFVVVPRKGHTSADFITAAKTMWPDAAERAPLLSACPCMTLPGGGLAHFLSVPWLAVSASRVRQLWLTGRNVDFLVPDAALQILRNNAQTVRHHWLEDGSAC, from the coding sequence ATGGCGGAAGCGGCGTCCCCCCCGCCGGGCCGGGCCATTCTTGGCGGCAGTTTTAACCCGCCCCACGTGGGACACCTGCGGCTGGCCATTGAGGCCCGCGAGGCCTTGGGCGATCTTGTGCAGGGCGTGGATATGGTGCCTTGCGCCGTGCCGCCGCACAAGGCGCAGAGCGCCATGCTGCCCTTTGATCTGCGCGCCCGGATGGTGGAAGCCTGCGCTCAGGGCTTGCCCTGGCTGCGCTGCAACCGGATGGAGGCTCAGCGCCAGGGGCCGTCGTATACGTGGGATACGCTTTGCGCCTACCGTGAGGCAGAGCCGGATACGGATCTGTATTTTATTCTGGGCAGCCCGGATTTTGCCTTGCTCTCCACATGGCATAAGGGGCTGGATTTGCCCCGGCTGTGTCATTTTGTGGTTGTGCCCCGCAAGGGGCATACCTCTGCCGATTTTATCACCGCCGCTAAAACCATGTGGCCCGATGCCGCAGAGCGCGCTCCATTGTTATCTGCCTGCCCGTGTATGACCTTGCCGGGGGGCGGGCTGGCGCATTTTCTTTCTGTGCCGTGGCTGGCGGTGAGCGCCTCTCGGGTGCGACAGCTCTGGCTGACGGGCCGCAATGTGGATTTTCTTGTGCCGGATGCGGCCTTGCAGATTTTGCGAAACAACGCTCAAACAGTGCGGCATCACTGGCTGGAGGACGGCTCGGCATGCTGA
- a CDS encoding Com family DNA-binding transcriptional regulator produces MRVTTTQSLPELRCQHCGKKLAEGYVDLLVIKCPRCRTYNTLRTDCHRCEADNLQSPAQHH; encoded by the coding sequence GTGCGCGTAACCACCACCCAATCGCTCCCCGAACTGCGCTGCCAGCACTGCGGCAAAAAGCTGGCTGAAGGCTACGTAGACCTCTTGGTCATCAAGTGCCCACGTTGCCGCACCTACAACACATTAAGAACGGATTGCCACAGGTGCGAGGCTGACAATCTCCAAAGCCCTGCGCAACACCACTAA